The following proteins are co-located in the Candidatus Nitrotoga sp. AM1P genome:
- a CDS encoding glycosyltransferase family 4 protein, whose protein sequence is MRGIKLVSWSGTTGYALSALDYLRGLVMQQVPVEWVPLCSGPDGYMPWRADLGIDALDFFPALLNDPMHADLPQLVERYCRPCDYDTVLVHLQPEYWPVYFEPGQRNIGFTAWETDHLPPHWPSLLNLAERVLVPSSINREVCERCGVVVPVRAVPHMLREIPPPVSDERRRQIRAGLGIGLHTTVFYSINTWEPRKGVYDLLSAFASAFSNADDVVLLLKTSPRGIGAPPSYTAAPVEELLAKWRQRATRGREVGLPSIRVIGDNLSGEQIEDLHRAGDVFVSLTRGEGWGMGGCEALVRGRPVLMTGWSGQLDYLGSEWPWLVNYRLTQVTPWPEQASFLASQRWAQADLAHAAELMCSLHRDLPTAMMYVAQAAEVLHQRLSMGRMTEHLLASLND, encoded by the coding sequence ATGCGTGGCATAAAACTGGTTTCCTGGTCGGGTACAACGGGTTACGCGCTGTCGGCGCTGGATTATCTGCGCGGTCTGGTGATGCAGCAGGTGCCGGTTGAATGGGTGCCGCTATGTTCCGGGCCAGATGGCTACATGCCATGGCGCGCGGACCTGGGCATTGATGCACTCGACTTCTTTCCGGCATTGTTGAATGATCCAATGCATGCCGACCTGCCACAGCTGGTCGAGCGCTATTGCAGACCCTGCGACTACGACACGGTACTGGTGCATCTGCAGCCGGAATACTGGCCGGTGTATTTCGAACCCGGGCAGCGCAATATCGGCTTCACTGCGTGGGAAACCGATCATTTGCCGCCACACTGGCCCTCGCTGCTCAACCTGGCTGAGCGCGTGCTGGTACCCAGCAGCATAAACCGCGAAGTGTGCGAGCGTTGTGGAGTTGTGGTACCAGTGCGCGCAGTGCCGCACATGCTGCGCGAAATACCGCCGCCGGTGTCGGACGAACGGCGCCGGCAAATACGTGCCGGGCTTGGCATTGGTCTGCATACTACGGTGTTCTATTCGATCAATACTTGGGAGCCGCGCAAGGGCGTCTATGACCTCCTGAGTGCCTTTGCGAGCGCTTTTTCTAATGCGGATGACGTGGTGTTGCTGCTAAAGACCTCGCCACGAGGTATCGGTGCGCCGCCGTCTTACACTGCTGCACCGGTGGAAGAGTTGCTTGCGAAATGGCGCCAGCGCGCCACACGGGGTCGCGAGGTCGGCCTGCCATCGATCCGCGTGATCGGGGATAATCTGTCCGGCGAGCAGATCGAAGACCTGCACCGCGCCGGCGACGTGTTTGTTTCGCTGACACGCGGTGAAGGTTGGGGCATGGGCGGCTGCGAGGCACTGGTGCGCGGCCGCCCGGTATTGATGACCGGATGGAGCGGTCAGCTTGATTATCTTGGCAGCGAGTGGCCGTGGTTGGTGAACTATCGACTGACGCAGGTGACGCCATGGCCGGAGCAAGCCAGTTTTCTTGCTTCGCAACGATGGGCGCAGGCCGACCTGGCGCATGCTGCCGAATTAATGTGTAGTCTGCACCGTGATCTGCCAACAGCCATGATGTATGTCGCGCAGGCTGCCGAAGTGCTGCACCAGAGGCTATCGATGGGGCGAATGACCGAACATTTACTGGCGAGTCTGAATGACTGA
- a CDS encoding glycosyltransferase has protein sequence MTEIPRIFHFVFGLRSQNEPFHLLHYLCLESCRQVNQPEVIHFHYLNEPWGYWWDRIRPHLVLHRVDPEPFVRDTTRYANTPEGRIIRQRNLDYAHESDFIRMKVLQTWGGVYADMDTLFLQPMPDEFYREQFVIGAEQDEVEEHDPMKRSLCNALMLARPESVYLARWLESMYRVFDGTWSRHSCQEATRVRQQIPDAVRVLPKRCFHRHGADPVGVHTLFEGLDEDFSGMYSMHLWAHLWWDEWRTDFTIVHGGMIDEDYVRYAETTYAVAARRFLD, from the coding sequence ATGACTGAAATACCGCGTATCTTTCATTTTGTGTTTGGGTTGCGTTCGCAGAACGAACCATTTCATTTGCTGCACTATCTGTGTCTGGAATCATGCCGGCAGGTCAATCAACCTGAGGTGATCCACTTTCACTACCTCAACGAGCCTTGGGGGTACTGGTGGGATCGTATTCGGCCGCACCTGGTGCTGCATCGTGTTGATCCGGAGCCATTTGTTCGTGATACCACCCGCTACGCCAACACGCCGGAGGGGCGCATTATTCGCCAGCGCAACCTCGACTACGCGCACGAATCAGACTTCATTCGCATGAAGGTGCTGCAGACTTGGGGCGGGGTGTATGCGGACATGGACACGCTATTCTTACAGCCGATGCCGGATGAATTCTATCGCGAGCAGTTTGTTATCGGTGCGGAGCAGGATGAGGTGGAGGAGCACGATCCGATGAAACGCTCGCTCTGTAACGCGCTAATGCTGGCGCGGCCGGAATCAGTCTATTTGGCGCGCTGGCTGGAGAGTATGTATCGGGTATTTGACGGCACCTGGAGTCGTCACTCCTGCCAGGAGGCGACGCGAGTGCGGCAGCAGATACCGGATGCAGTGCGCGTGCTGCCCAAGCGCTGTTTCCACCGACATGGTGCTGACCCAGTCGGTGTGCATACCCTGTTCGAGGGGCTTGACGAGGATTTTTCAGGCATGTATTCAATGCATTTGTGGGCGCACCTGTGGTGGGATGAATGGCGCACCGATTTCACCATTGTGCATGGTGGCATGAT